The proteins below come from a single Zhouia spongiae genomic window:
- a CDS encoding SusC/RagA family TonB-linked outer membrane protein, protein MKNNTLNKGRILLLLALFVTLLLLTYSAFGQTNNLYNQQHRVSGIVTDTDGIPIPGVHVLISGTQTGTFTNTKGSYTISAHPTDVLSFSFVGFDTVEETVGNRIEVNITLNASVTDLGAVTVNAGYYTVSEKERTGSISSVKAADIEKQPVNNVLGALQGRMPGVYIQQNSGVPGGGFTVRIRGQNSISSGNDPLYIIDGVPFISETLSTIGLDIVSGASPLSSMNPSDIKSIEVLKDADATAIYGSRGANGVVLITTKKGNVGKTKVDLNIQSGIGRVANWVDLLNTTEYLEMRREAFANDGVEPTEFNAPDLLVWNTNRNIDWQDKVFGSTAYTNNAQLSVSGGNRQTQFSVRGGYYKETTVFPGDHDYNRYSLNSNINHRSDNERFKVSLATMFSVEDNNLFKSDISSDAMLLPPNTPELIDQEGNLVFYEEFTNPFTYTKQQFNANTKNFNANTLLSYKILPELEVKTSIGYTSMWRDELQLFPQSSLNPVSSAVASTEAGKATMESWIVEPQLEYSKEFKNSKLKVLLGTTFQETTRDLMVTEASGFSSDALLENLSAASQVNIVRFDYSQYKYNAIFGRINYSIKDRYIINLTGRRDGSSRFGPGNQFANFGAAGVAWLFSDEPFIEKSLPFLSFGKLRASYGITGNDRIGDYEYLDTYSTTDYPYQGNVGLYPTRLFNPDFAWEKNKKLEAALQLGFLNDRILLGTTYYRNRSDNQLVGLPLPGSTGFTSIRANLPALVENSGWEFELNTINIQRNNLNWSTSVNLSIPDNKLLEYPDLESSVYANIYELNRSLSLQRKLHISGVNPQTGAYEFEDVNNDGAISSPDDYRSIYELTQEFFGGIQNSLAFKNWQVDIFFQFVKQTGFKYTHFFAPGFMYNQPAYVMNRWQNIGEQTNVQRFTQSYTDAGIAYYNAQRTDYVYGDTSFVRLKNVSLSYNLPYQGKAFENVKIYMQGQNLFTITGYNGLDPETQGFSLPPLQRFTIGMQLTF, encoded by the coding sequence ATGAAAAATAATACTTTGAACAAGGGACGGATACTGCTATTGCTAGCATTATTTGTAACGCTCTTGTTGCTAACATATTCCGCTTTTGGACAAACCAATAATTTATATAACCAACAACATCGGGTCAGTGGTATTGTTACCGATACTGACGGAATTCCGATTCCTGGGGTGCATGTACTTATCTCCGGTACACAAACAGGAACCTTTACAAATACTAAAGGTAGTTATACAATTAGCGCCCATCCCACCGATGTTTTAAGTTTTTCTTTTGTAGGGTTTGATACCGTTGAAGAAACAGTAGGCAACCGTATAGAGGTGAATATTACCCTTAATGCATCTGTAACAGACTTGGGAGCGGTAACCGTGAATGCCGGTTATTATACGGTTTCAGAAAAAGAACGGACAGGGAGTATTAGTAGTGTGAAAGCTGCAGATATAGAAAAACAACCGGTGAATAATGTTTTGGGAGCGCTCCAGGGGAGAATGCCGGGGGTGTATATTCAACAAAATTCAGGAGTTCCCGGAGGTGGGTTTACCGTTCGTATCCGTGGACAGAATAGTATCTCCAGTGGGAATGATCCCTTGTATATTATTGATGGAGTTCCTTTTATTTCAGAAACACTCTCTACCATTGGATTGGATATTGTTTCTGGAGCCAGTCCGCTCAGTAGTATGAATCCGTCAGACATAAAAAGCATAGAAGTATTAAAAGATGCGGATGCTACTGCAATTTATGGATCACGAGGAGCTAATGGGGTCGTATTGATTACGACCAAAAAAGGGAATGTTGGTAAAACGAAAGTCGACCTTAATATTCAATCTGGTATTGGTCGGGTAGCTAATTGGGTAGACCTTTTAAATACCACAGAGTATCTTGAAATGAGAAGGGAGGCTTTTGCTAATGATGGTGTAGAGCCAACAGAATTCAACGCCCCGGATTTGTTGGTATGGAATACTAATCGGAATATTGATTGGCAAGACAAGGTCTTTGGAAGTACCGCATATACAAACAATGCACAATTATCAGTTTCAGGGGGAAACAGGCAGACCCAATTCTCCGTTCGAGGGGGGTATTATAAGGAAACAACAGTATTCCCCGGCGATCATGACTATAACCGTTATAGTTTAAATTCGAATATCAATCATAGGTCTGATAATGAAAGATTTAAAGTCTCTTTGGCTACCATGTTTTCCGTAGAGGATAACAACTTGTTCAAATCTGATATTTCATCAGATGCGATGTTATTACCGCCAAATACTCCCGAGCTTATAGATCAAGAAGGCAACCTGGTATTTTACGAAGAGTTTACCAATCCGTTTACATATACTAAACAGCAGTTTAATGCCAATACCAAAAATTTTAATGCCAATACATTGCTTAGCTATAAGATATTGCCTGAATTGGAGGTAAAAACAAGTATAGGATATACCTCGATGTGGCGAGATGAATTACAATTGTTTCCACAAAGTTCTTTAAACCCTGTTTCCTCTGCCGTTGCTTCCACAGAGGCCGGAAAGGCAACTATGGAGAGTTGGATAGTAGAACCTCAATTGGAGTACAGCAAAGAGTTTAAAAACAGTAAATTGAAAGTGCTGCTGGGGACTACATTTCAGGAAACTACCCGGGATTTGATGGTTACAGAAGCGTCCGGCTTTAGTAGTGATGCCCTGTTGGAAAACCTTTCTGCTGCTTCTCAGGTGAATATTGTCAGGTTTGATTATTCGCAGTATAAATACAATGCTATATTTGGCAGGATTAATTACAGTATTAAAGATAGATACATAATAAACCTAACCGGTAGGAGGGATGGTAGTAGCAGGTTTGGCCCGGGAAACCAGTTTGCTAACTTTGGAGCCGCCGGGGTTGCATGGCTGTTTTCAGATGAGCCTTTTATTGAAAAAAGCCTCCCTTTTTTAAGTTTTGGGAAACTAAGAGCAAGTTATGGTATTACCGGTAATGATCGGATTGGAGACTATGAATATCTCGATACCTATTCTACAACCGATTATCCGTATCAGGGCAATGTAGGTTTGTATCCAACTCGTTTGTTTAATCCTGACTTTGCCTGGGAAAAGAATAAAAAACTGGAAGCTGCTTTACAACTGGGCTTTCTTAACGACCGGATCTTGTTGGGTACCACCTACTACAGAAATAGATCCGATAACCAGCTGGTAGGGCTCCCGCTTCCCGGAAGTACTGGGTTTACAAGTATTAGGGCTAATTTACCAGCTTTGGTAGAGAACTCTGGTTGGGAATTTGAACTCAACACCATCAATATTCAAAGAAATAACCTTAACTGGAGTACATCAGTTAACCTTTCCATTCCGGATAATAAACTGTTAGAATATCCTGATCTTGAAAGTTCTGTTTATGCCAATATTTATGAATTAAACAGGTCTTTGTCACTACAGAGAAAATTACATATCTCAGGTGTCAATCCGCAGACCGGGGCGTATGAATTTGAAGATGTTAATAACGATGGCGCAATAAGCAGTCCGGATGACTATCGTTCGATTTATGAGTTAACGCAGGAGTTTTTTGGTGGCATTCAAAATAGTTTAGCCTTTAAGAATTGGCAGGTGGACATATTCTTTCAGTTTGTAAAACAAACAGGTTTTAAATACACTCATTTTTTTGCCCCCGGATTTATGTACAATCAGCCCGCTTATGTAATGAATAGATGGCAGAATATTGGAGAACAAACCAACGTTCAAAGGTTTACCCAATCATATACAGATGCAGGAATAGCATATTACAATGCGCAACGAACCGATTATGTTTATGGAGATACCTCCTTTGTTCGGCTAAAAAATGTATCGCTATCCTATAATCTTCCATATCAGGGAAAAGCTTTCGAAAATGTAAAGATTTATATGCAAGGACAGAACCTGTTTACCATTACCGGTTATAATGGTCTGGATCCGGAAACTCAAGGGTTTTCATTGCCTCCTTTGCAGCGGTTTACAATAGGGATGCAACTTACTTTTTAA
- a CDS encoding helix-turn-helix domain-containing protein, producing MRYKNEKILSIIGKRIRDQRKIKELEIEDVAEMTGFTYNTISNIENGSETYFSYFVEVCLAIDIHPKEMLDFDIQVKPRRKLSPQRREKSRLTYRIKGYIENGYFQTLRTTKDVVIKLKEEYDFDAASKDVSSILRRHLKAVKKGNRNFYKEK from the coding sequence ATGAGATATAAGAATGAAAAAATACTGTCAATCATTGGTAAACGAATCCGGGATCAAAGAAAAATTAAAGAATTAGAGATAGAAGATGTAGCGGAAATGACGGGGTTTACATACAATACAATTTCCAATATAGAGAATGGATCTGAAACATATTTCTCTTATTTTGTGGAAGTTTGCTTAGCTATTGACATCCATCCTAAAGAGATGTTAGATTTTGATATCCAAGTAAAACCTAGACGCAAACTTTCTCCCCAAAGGAGAGAAAAATCTAGATTAACATATAGAATTAAAGGATATATTGAAAATGGCTACTTTCAAACATTAAGAACAACAAAAGATGTAGTCATAAAGCTTAAAGAGGAATATGATTTCGATGCAGCTTCAAAAGATGTTTCATCAATTCTTAGAAGACACTTAAAGGCTGTAAAAAAAGGAAACAGAAATTTCTACAAAGAAAAATAG
- a CDS encoding TIR domain-containing protein has translation MANKTGNYCAFYVTHIGSDSNLAAHAVKDFVYYNMLRAWKGKDSTFPFIDSHNKNYNVRDSSDWEKTLKPRLRDRINKSKNLIFFLSKDTKNSRAVREEINHAINVNALPVIVVYTDYKEKSDLINCTSKTLKKKITDMWGQVPMFKNSKDAVPVLHIPYKKELIRAALSDPDFRYSTKTKPSDYFFPC, from the coding sequence ATGGCAAATAAAACAGGAAATTATTGTGCATTTTACGTGACACACATTGGGTCAGACTCAAACCTAGCAGCTCATGCTGTAAAGGACTTTGTTTATTACAATATGCTAAGAGCTTGGAAAGGAAAAGATTCGACATTTCCATTTATTGACTCGCACAACAAGAATTATAATGTTAGAGATAGCAGTGATTGGGAGAAAACACTTAAACCTAGACTCAGAGATAGAATCAATAAGTCTAAGAACCTAATTTTCTTTTTGAGTAAAGACACAAAAAATTCAAGAGCAGTAAGAGAAGAAATTAATCACGCTATAAATGTCAATGCATTACCTGTGATTGTGGTCTATACAGACTACAAAGAAAAAAGTGATCTAATCAATTGTACTTCCAAAACACTCAAAAAAAAGATAACCGATATGTGGGGACAGGTTCCGATGTTCAAGAACTCTAAAGACGCAGTTCCAGTTCTGCATATTCCGTACAAAAAAGAATTAATTCGGGCTGCTTTAAGCGACCCAGATTTTCGCTATTCGACAAAGACTAAACCAAGCGACTATTTTTTTCCATGTTAG
- a CDS encoding macro domain-containing protein, translating into MKYFFNSILSKAYWRYIFSIDGIKSILAIYGFIWLIIESLDFFNVYTRDQYANYAFFIFIVIATLISILLKRPIKSILIPLKGHDFNLEVRIADLFDVSGAAVISSNTVFEADVASGKISVNSLQGQFTAKYFTGNQNKLIEDINEELKEIDVDAPYPMGTTIPIHTHGKTFYFTAMAVLGENGNASSTVTDIKNALDGLWKYVRNSGELQELAVPVIGTGRGRIKMTRKKMIALIAESFVKESINNKFTEKLIITVRPEDADNFGINLYDIKDHLNHVLK; encoded by the coding sequence ATGAAATACTTCTTTAACTCAATACTCAGCAAGGCATATTGGCGATATATTTTTTCCATTGATGGAATCAAATCAATACTAGCTATTTATGGCTTTATTTGGTTGATAATAGAATCTCTTGATTTTTTTAACGTATACACAAGAGACCAATATGCCAATTATGCTTTCTTCATTTTTATTGTCATTGCCACTTTAATTTCAATTTTGCTGAAAAGGCCAATAAAGTCAATTTTAATTCCACTAAAGGGACATGACTTTAACCTTGAAGTTCGTATTGCAGATTTATTTGATGTGAGTGGCGCAGCCGTAATCAGTTCAAATACCGTATTCGAGGCAGATGTTGCTAGCGGGAAAATATCAGTCAATAGTCTCCAAGGTCAATTTACTGCAAAATATTTCACCGGTAATCAAAACAAACTTATCGAAGATATAAATGAAGAACTGAAAGAAATTGACGTAGATGCTCCTTATCCCATGGGAACTACAATACCAATACATACTCATGGGAAGACATTTTATTTTACAGCTATGGCTGTTCTTGGTGAAAACGGAAACGCTTCCTCAACAGTGACAGATATAAAAAATGCATTAGACGGTTTATGGAAATATGTTAGAAATAGTGGTGAACTACAAGAACTTGCCGTTCCAGTTATTGGAACTGGAAGGGGAAGAATCAAAATGACAAGAAAAAAAATGATAGCACTAATTGCAGAATCATTTGTCAAAGAGTCGATTAACAACAAGTTCACAGAAAAATTAATTATCACAGTTAGACCTGAAGACGCGGATAACTTTGGAATTAACCTTTATGATATTAAAGACCATTTAAATCACGTATTAAAATAA
- a CDS encoding phosphoribosyltransferase-like protein — MTTVESITYLNKIFKAKKWTDRDIDEYVFDNFCNLLDNLNDSERELIIELVERYQWITSLEYQEKILSTLESIENEKVEKIKTAYLFPIIKLEDEGKVKSGTFLMYQIKAFKKFLKKHSKVEFRYITKFEYLTDAQFELKDNETLYLIDDYIGSGETLNACLTELRKNKNISNDKLNIVTIAIQQETSDLISEEGISIYTDYFSPKGLTDFNDSPVREEKIALMLEIEKLIPGGSHFSLGYNECEALITLARTPDNTFPIFWKKHRIGKKYFDAPFSREETFEI, encoded by the coding sequence ATGACGACAGTAGAATCAATCACATATTTAAATAAAATTTTTAAAGCTAAAAAATGGACTGACAGAGACATTGATGAATATGTATTCGATAATTTCTGCAACCTTCTTGACAACTTGAATGATAGTGAAAGAGAATTAATAATTGAGCTAGTTGAAAGATATCAATGGATTACGTCATTGGAATACCAAGAAAAAATTCTCTCGACTTTGGAAAGTATTGAGAATGAAAAAGTGGAAAAAATAAAAACAGCTTACTTATTTCCAATAATTAAACTTGAAGATGAGGGAAAGGTTAAGAGTGGTACATTTTTGATGTATCAAATAAAAGCGTTTAAAAAATTTCTAAAAAAACATTCTAAAGTTGAATTCAGATACATAACAAAATTTGAATACTTGACCGATGCACAATTTGAATTAAAAGATAATGAAACACTTTACCTAATAGATGATTACATAGGCTCCGGTGAAACTTTAAATGCATGTTTAACTGAATTAAGGAAAAATAAAAATATTAGTAATGACAAGTTAAATATAGTTACTATAGCAATACAACAAGAGACATCTGACTTGATTAGCGAAGAGGGAATTTCTATTTATACTGATTATTTTTCTCCAAAAGGACTTACCGATTTTAATGACTCGCCTGTTCGTGAAGAAAAAATTGCATTAATGCTAGAAATCGAAAAGTTAATTCCAGGCGGTAGTCACTTTAGTTTAGGTTATAATGAGTGCGAAGCTTTGATAACTCTTGCCAGAACACCAGATAATACTTTTCCAATATTTTGGAAGAAACACAGAATTGGAAAAAAATATTTTGACGCACCTTTTTCAAGAGAAGAAACATTTGAGATATGA